A genome region from Musa acuminata AAA Group cultivar baxijiao chromosome BXJ3-5, Cavendish_Baxijiao_AAA, whole genome shotgun sequence includes the following:
- the LOC103984578 gene encoding uncharacterized protein LOC103984578, which translates to MGTVYRCAGCGADLNLSAAHLYPADAHFEAGNKGTFSFSWVDDARLQFAKEDRIKPFFETPNYWGIQRKRTRLLCDTCGHLLGYVYDDGPPAMRGHGQFGFGHGHTVPRAPRYRFKIKALNISYC; encoded by the exons ATGGGCACAGTCTACCG GTGCGCGGGATGCGGGGCAGATCTGAATCTGAGCGCGGCGCACCTCTACCCGGCGGACGCCCACTTCGAGGCCGGCAACAAGGGCACCTTCTCCTTCTCATGGGTGGACGACGCCCGGCTCCAGTTCGCCAAGGAGGACCGGATCAAGCCCTTCTTCGAGACCCCCAACTACTGGGGCATCCAGCGCAAACGCACCCGCCTCCTCTGCGACACGTGCGGCCACCTCCTCGGATACGTCTACGACGACGGGCCTCCCGCGATGCGCGGCCACGGCCAGTTTGGGTTCGGCCATGGCCACACCGTCCCTCGCGCCCCCAGGTACCGATTCAAGATCAAGGCCCTCAACATCTCCTACTGTTGA